A region from the Leopardus geoffroyi isolate Oge1 chromosome C2, O.geoffroyi_Oge1_pat1.0, whole genome shotgun sequence genome encodes:
- the LOC123610914 gene encoding ATP synthase subunit f, mitochondrial-like: protein MASPVPVKEKKLMDVKLGELPGWILMRDFTPRGIAGAFQRGYYQYYNKYVNVKKGSVAGISMVLAAYVLFNYCRCYKELKHERLRKYH, encoded by the coding sequence ATGGCGTCGCCCGTACCAGTGAAAGAGAAGAAGCTCATGGATGTGAAGCTAGGAGAGCTTCCAGGCTGGATACTGATGCGAGATTTCACCCCTAGAGGCATTGCTGGCGCATTTCAAAGAGGTTACTATCAGTATTACAACAAGTATGTCAATGTGAAGAAAGGGAGCGTTGCTGGAATTTCTATGGTGCTGGCAGCTTATGTGCTTTTCAACTATTGTCGGTGTTACAAGGAACTCAAACATGAGCGGCTACGCAAGTACCACTGA